One genomic window of Coregonus clupeaformis isolate EN_2021a chromosome 12, ASM2061545v1, whole genome shotgun sequence includes the following:
- the LOC121577566 gene encoding fidgetin-like protein 2 — translation MHWSPEHAAPLSQWPEQHLDVSSTTSPPSAHKHDSRGYTTAAGYPWASDDISALTASSLLKRYAEKYSGLELPYERPAPGAYSEPGTFLKSETEPWALGQGMECYPALEALAAGAKVGSASVGLPGTGSVTVVNSNLTSDPGYSGGGSCNGPPSQDYPLSYNSTYLSSGYCLQPSSALPPASLQTTPTLVSSYNPTYNYTPGCYPHPQTILAAGYSHSHPSASYLPSGLSTPTPLTPRPTMVGGSYGYPSHSLGAGSETGGPLKRKAFEMAEDGEEGGGEGDGLRYRKYGNGHGNGHSKSHGNGHGNDYDIAGSEGQAYKPGKPLVSPPYGGQEEYSPSSGLGGERGGGGEHGFPHQRLAMKMPVSHARSEDPTGGR, via the coding sequence ATGCACTGGTCTCCGGAGCACGCGGCCCCCCTGTCCCAGTGGCCTGAGCAGCACCTGGATGTGTCTTCCACCACCTCCCCACCCTCTGCCCACAAACACGACTCCCGTGGTTACACCACTGCAGCCGGATACCCCTGGGCCAGCGATGACATCTCTGCCCTCACCGCCTCTTCCTTGTTAAAACGCTATGCCGAGAAGTACTCAGGCTTGGAGCTGCCCTACGAGAGGCCTGCCCCAGGGGCTTACTCAGAGCCCGGGACCTTCCTGAAGAGTGAGACTGAGCCTTGGGCCCTGGGGCAGGGCATGGAGTGTTACCCTGCGCTGGAGGCCCTGGCAGCAGGGGCCAAAGTGGGATCAGCGTCAGTGGGCCTCCCTGGCACGGGCAGTGTGACGGTGGTGAACAGTAACTTGACCTCTGACCCCGGGTATAGCGGTGGTGGCTCCTGTAATGGCCCCCCCTCTCAGGACTACCCCCTCTCCTACAACAGCACCTACCTCTCCTCAGGATACTGCCTCCAGCCCAGCTCAGCACTTCCCCCAGCCTCTCTGCAGACCACCCCCACCCTGGTGTCCAGCTACAACCCTACATACAACTACACGCCCGGCTGCTACCCCCACCCCCAGACCATCCTGGCGGCCGGCTACAGTCACAGCCACCCCAGTGCCTCTTACCTCCCCTCTGGGCTGAGCACCCCTACCCCCCTGACCCCCCGGCCCACCATGGTGGGGGGCAGCTATGGCTATCCCAGTCACAGCCTAGGGGCCGGCTCTGAGACAGGAGGGCCGCTGAAACGCAAGGCCTTTGAGATGGCGGAAgacggggaggagggaggaggagagggagacggcTTGCGGTACAGGAAGTATGGCAACGGCCATGGAAACGGCCACAGCAAGAGCCACGGCAACGGTCACGGCAACGACTACGACATAGCGGGCTCAGAAGGCCAGGCCTACAAGCCCGGCAAGCCTCTGGTGTCGCCTCCTTATGGTGGGCAGGAGGAGTACAGCCCCTCCTCAGGcctagggggggagagagggggaggaggggaacacGGCTTCCCCCATCAGAGGCTGGCCATGAAGATGCCTGTGTCACATGCACGATCTGAGGACCCCACTGGAGGACGCTAG
- the LOC121578758 gene encoding butyrophilin-like protein 1, translating to MLMSVCLIRTVLHIAAGCTLSGPEVTQITAYSGQPVLLPCSCSEPDAKPEYVRRTVEAEPIREILAIRKSSVSDEYRGRVQVFNNEKHPGNLSLQLATITEKDDALYRCKINGSRFRDIRLHVKGCTLSGPECTELTASPGQSVLLPCSCTDPQAKPHSFTWSMGSRLAISDIWSSLSSNWNHVYRHRVQLSSNSSPGDLSLLLTNFTHRDEGLYACKMTSHNITAHRLIFLTGKHRHLVISSLMAHCKDTKNNVAQMICINAYSGI from the exons ATGTTGATGTCTGTGTGTCTAATCAGAACAGTCCTTCACATTGCTGCAG GCTGTACTCTGTCAGGCCCTGAAGTGACACAGATCACTGCCTACTCTGGCCAGCCTGTCCTGCTGCCCTGTTCCTGTTCTGAACCCGACGCCAAGCCTGAGTATGTCCGAAGGACCGTTGAAGCTGAGCCAATCAGGGAGATCCTAGCGATCAGGAAGTCTAGTGTTAGTGATGAGTACAGAGGCAGAGTGCAGGTGTTTAACAACGAGAAGCATCCAGGGAACCTCTCTCTCCAGCTCGCAACCATCACTGAGAAGGATGACGCTCTGTACAGGTGTAAAATCAACGGTTCCAGGTTCAGAGACATTAGACTCCACGTGAAAG GCTGTACTCTATCAGGCCCTGAATGTACAGAGCTAACTGCCTCCCCAGGCCAGTCCGTTCTCCTGCCCTGCTCCTGTACTGACCCTCAGGCCAAACCTCACAGCTTCACATGGTCCATGGGCAGTCGGCTAGCCATCAGTGAcatctggtcctctctctcctctaactggaATCATGTCTACAGACACAGAGTGCAGCTGTCTTCTAACAGCTCTCCTGgagacctctctctcctcctcaccaaCTTCACCCACAGGGATGAAGGACTGTACGCATGCAAAATGACAAGCCATAATATCACAGCGCATAGACTCATCTTTCTCACTGGTAAGCACAGACATTTAGTCATTTCGTCACTGATGGCTCACTGTAAAGATACTAAAAATAATGTTGCACAAATGATTTGCATAAATGCATACA